The genome window TTGCACTATTCCGCTGGCGCGGGGTAAGAGCCGTTCCAACTCGGTGCAAAGCGTAGTGGAGCGGGTAGAAAAGCTGGCGGAAACCGGCGTCAAGGAAATTGTGCTGACTGGCGTAAACCTCGGCGACTTTGGCTTGCAGGGCCCGGAGCGGGAGCGAAAAGAGAATTTCTACGATTTAGTGCGGGCTCTTGATGAGGTAACAGGCATCGAGCGGTTCCGCATCAGCTCCTGCGAGCCTAACCTACTGTCCGACGAGATTATCCGCTTCGTGGCCCGATCGAAGCGGTTTATGCCCCACTTCCACATTCCGCTGCAGTCGGGCTCCAACAAAATTCTAGGCCTTATGCGCCGGCGCTACCGCCGGGAGCTGTACCAAGAGCGCGTGGCCCTGATCAAGGAAGTGATGCCGCACGCCTGCATTGGCGTCGACGTTATTGTGGGCTTTCCCGGCGAAACGGAAGCCGACTTCCTGGAAACCTACCAGTTTCTTAACGAGCTAGACGTGAGCTACCTGCACGTATTTCCGTATTCGGAGCGCGAGAACACGCTGGCGCCCACCCTGCCCGGCCGCGTCCAGGACCGCCACCGCCACGAGCGCACCACCCAGCTGCGCAGCCTGTCGGAAAAGAAGAAGCGGTATTTCTACGAGCAACACGTGGGCCTCGAAACCGCGGTGCTGTTCGAAGACGACGTGACCAATGGCCAGATGGAAGGGTTTACCCCCAACTACGTCCGGGTAACTGCCAAATATGATCCGCTGCTGGTGGGTGAGCTAAAGCGTTTGCGGCTGGTAACGGTTAATGCGCAAAACCTGATGGAGGCCGAGGAGCTTGGCGTTGAAGTGTTTCAGCACTAAGAAATAAATCCAGTATTTCTCAAAAGCAAACGGCCGCCGCGTACTACTACGCGGCGGCCGTTTGCTTTTGCAAGTTGGCTAGAAGCTAGCCTATCGAGCAAGCTGACGTTGCATCAGGTCCATCATTTGTTGCATCAGGCGCTGCTGGTCCTGTAAATGCTGGTTGCGCAACTCGGCCAGAGCCAGTTGGTGGGCCATTTGCTGGGTATACAGGGCCGTTTGCCAGCTGGTATCGGCTACCGGCGCCGCAGCTGATGCGTTAAGTGCGGGGCTAGCTACAGGTAATGGGCTAGTCGTCGCGGGCGCTTCGGGCAAAGCTTCGGTAGGACTGCTTATTGGTTCAGGTGTGGAAGGCGCGGGAGTTGGTGGCGCAACTGGTTCAGGAGCCGTTGTTGGCACTACCTCAGCTATAGCACCGGGTACGGCCGCAGCTGCTGAGGCTACTACCGAGGTGGCAACTGGGGCTGTAGCATGGGCCACCTTTTCATTCTGCCGGACGGGGGTACTGGGTAGCGAGTTCGGCTGCGCCTGAGAAGAAATTTCTTCCGTCAGCATTGGTCCAATACCCTGCAACAGCCACTCTTTTGAAACACTTGGGTAAACCTCAAATACTTTACATAAAAGGTCAAAGCCTGGTTTATTCCTCTCGTCAACAAGGTGCTGGATAACGGTAGCCGTCTTGTCCAGAGACGCGGCAAACGCATTTTTACTGATACCCAAATGAGAAATAAGTGCCGTGAAGCGCTGCCCGACAGTTGCTGGATTTGCCATATACCCAAATGCTATTTTACGCAAATGTATACAAAACAGACATATATCCTACCAACCGAATAATCAGCCGGCTACTTCTTGTCCTTCTTTGCCTGGGCTACCGGTTGCAACAGCGGCCGTAGCTGTAGGCGCGCGAAGGGAAATACGTACGTTTCGTCCGGTAAGAATTCGAATTCAGTACGATTCAGGCTTACGTGATGGAACAGCAGAAGCGCATCAGGGCGTAGGGCAAAGTGCGTGAGGCTGGCTTCGGCCCCATTGGCCGTATCAAGGCGCAGGCCGCGCTGTGGGGTGGCATTCCAGTCTTCCATCTCGTACAGCTCGCTCACGCGGGCAAGCTGAGCAGAATCTCCGTAGTCAGCAGCTACTTCAGCCATCTTGTCGCGTAGGCGGCGGCTGATGGCGGCTTGCAACCGGCGACCTAGCTGAGCGGGCGAGTCCGCCACTAGATCCGCTAGCGTGAGCAAGCGGCCAATTCGCAGATCGGATGTTAAATGCTCGGTATACGGGTGCACGAGGCCATGATACTCCAGTTGGTACCCGACCAAAAGCAGATAATTTTGGTTGAGAAGCACTTCGTACCTAATGCCGCTCGTGCCGTCGCCACTGGTTCGCCAGCTCCTCAGCTCCTCATCGTAGCAGCACTCCCGCGCCACCTGAGCTAGTTGCCGGCGCGGGCTGGCGGTTGAATCTACTGTGCCGGTACCAGCAGTAACAGGGTCCAGTAGGAGCCGGTTAATACGCCGGGCTACGGCGGCGTTAGGCAACCGAATTTGAAGTACCTGGAAGGACTCGCTTCCCGGACCAGCGGTGATTGTGTATACCTGCGCGTGCTCACCAGGGCGGGTTTGCGCCAGAGCTTCCAGTCCTGTACTTAGTAGGGCCCCTACCCCTAGCAGCCACCACGCCAGCTGTTTCACTTGCCAGATTGGTTTTGCGTAATAGTAGCCTCTTTACTCGAATCTACTCGAAGCGTAGGGACTCGATGGGGTCCAGGGCGGCGGCCTTACTGGCCGGGTAGTAGCCCGAGGCCAGGCCCACTGTCACGCAGATAACCAGCCCGACAATCATCCAGAGCCAAGGCACAATAAAGCCCCCGCTGCCCACCAGCAAGCTCACGCCGTTACCCATGCCTACCCCCAGCAGAATGCCCAGGGTGCCGCCCATCACGCAGATAACAATGGCCTCAATCAGGAACTGCTGGCGGATTTGCAGGGCCGTAGCGCCCAGGGCCTTGCGGATGCCGATTTCGCGGGTGCGCTCCGTTACCGACACCATCATAATATTCATCAGGGCAATACTGGCCCCCAGCAGCGTGATGAAGCCCACCAGAAAGCCGCCCATGCGTAGGTTGCCCGACAAGGAATCCAGCTTGCCGGCCAGCGAATCGCTGCGCTCCAGCTCGAAGCTGTCCTCCTGGCCCAGGGCATCGTGGCGCACGGCGCGCATGATGCCGCTGGCCTCGCCCGTGAGGTAGTTCAGGTAGTTGGCATCCAGCGTGGCCGTTTTGATGTCGAAGGTGAGGCCCCGCTGCCGAGGGAGCTGATTGCCGGTTTCCAGCGGAATAAGCACGAGCCGGTCGGCCCCGCCACCGCCCATGCTGCTGCCGCTTTTCTCCAGCTCGCCCACCACTAGAAAGCGCCGGCCCAGCAGGTACACGTACTGACCCAACAGGCTTTGGTTGGGGTAGAGCTTGTCCTTGATTTCCCCGCCCACAATGGCCACGTTCGCTCCGCTACCCAGCTCGGCCGGTGAGAACATCCGACCTCCCTTGAGGTTGTAGTTTTGGATCATGAGGTAGTTTTCGTCGCCGGCTACTACCTGCATGTTAGGGTTGGTTTTCTTGCCGTTGGCCTTGACTTCCACAGCACCCGCAATAAAGGCCGACACGCCCACCTTGGCCTCCTCCCCGATCTGGGCCTTGTACTGTCGGGCCTGCAAATACGTAATGGCCGGGTACGTTTTCTGCTGCACCCCGCCGCGGCGAGACCGGTTATTATAGCCTTTGGCTTTGATTTCAAAGGAGTTAGCTCCCAGGCTGGCAAACGTCGTGTTCAACGACGCCTTGATGGCGTCAATGGCCGTCAGGATGCCTACCAGCGACATAATGCCGATGCTTACAATCAGGGCCGTCAGGATGGTCCGCAGCAGATTGCTGTTGATGGAACGAAATGCCTCTTTGATGTTTTCCAGCAGATGCATAAGGACAGCAAGTAGACGCGGACGCGAAGAAGTTGACTCGGGCTAAACGTGCGCTTGGCAACGTATTGGCAGCAGCACCCGGCCGTGCAAGGTAGCGGGTTTCACGTAAACTCCCACTGGCATTTGCTACCTTTAGAAGGACAGATCTAGACGTTTTTTTCGGTTGACGCGGATTCCTTGTCTGCTTTGGCTCCCAGGCGTACTGGGAGCAGCGGATAAGGTCGAAAGCTTCCTGTTTCGCTTGTTTACTATGACAATTTCTCGTCTGATTGCGCTGGTGCTGCTCCTGGCAACGGCTCTGCTTCGGCCGGCCGCGGCCTGGGCCAACCACATCTTCATCCCGATGGATAACACCCAGAAGGAGCACCTGAAAGCCTACGGGGTAGCCTACTGGCTGCTGGGCAAGCAGGTGGAGGTTGACTGGCTGCTCAACTACCGGGGTGGGGCCTTTGCCTGCGACGTGGTGGCCGGGGCCGAAAACGAGTTGGCCGTGCGCGGGGTAACCTACCAGGTCATCAGCGAGGCCCAGTACACCAGCATCCTCTCCGAAATAGCCGACCCCAACGCCAACATGGACGTGATGAAGCTGGAGAAGGTGCCCAAAATTGCGGTGTACACCCCCAAGGGCAAGCAGCCTTGGGACGACGCCGTGACCCTGGTGCTGACCTACGCCGAAATCCCCTACACCCAGATTTACGACGACGAAGTGCTGCGCGGCGACCTGCCCAAGTACGACTGGCTGCACCTGCACCACGAGGACTTCACGGGCCAGTACGGCAAATTTTACCGCAACTACAGCAGCCGCCCCTGGTACCAGCAGCAGCAGCGCGAATCAGAAGCCACGGCCAAGCGCAACGGCTTCAGCAAGGTAAGCCTAATGAAGGCCGCCGTGGTGGTGAAAATGCAGGAGTTCATTGCCGGCGGGGGCTTTCAGTTTGCCATGTGCTCTGCCACCGACTCCTACGACATTGCCCTGGCCGGCCTGGGCGTGGACATGGTAGAGGGCATGTACGACGGGGACCCGGCCGACCCGGCCGCGCAAGCCAAACTCAATTTCAACCGCACGCTGGCCTTCCAGAACTTTCACCTGGTGCGCGACCCGCTGGAATACGAGTACTCCGACATTGACATGGACCCGCGGGAGCGGCGCGTGTACGAGGACAACGACTACTTCCAGCTGTTCACCTTCTCGGCCAAGTACGACCCCGTGCCTACCATGCTTACCCAGAACCATGAGCGCACCGTGCACGGCTTCATGGGCCAGACCACAGCTTTCCGAAAGTCGCTGATCAAGCCCGACGTAGTGGTAATGGGCGACAATAAGGCTTCTAATGAGGTCCGCTACATGCACGGCACGCTGGGCAAAGGCACCTGGACGTTCTACGGGGGCCACGATCCGGAGGACTACCAGCACTTTGTGGAGGAAGAGCCCACCGACCTGGCCCTGCACCCGAACTCGCCCGGCTACCGGCTTATTCTGAACAATATTCTGTTTCCGGCGGCGAAAAAGAAAAAGCAGAAAACCTAACCTTCTGCCTCCTTACGTACTTACACTCAAGCTGAAAGGCCTCGACGCGGAAAGCCTGCGCCGGGGTTTTTTCCCTTTAATCTACTGCTAAAAGTATCCGGCTACCTACTAAACTCGTTTGTAGCACTCACACCAAACTTGCTGTTATGCCATCCTCTGCCTCTAACTACGGTTTCTCAACTGCTCAAAAAGACGTGCGCTCGGCTAACCCGCTGCCGCGCGCAGTTCTTCGCTCGAATAATTACCTGTTACTGGATGGGGAATGGAATTTTGCCCTGGACTCGGAGGACATTGGCCTGCGGGATGGTTGGTACTTGGCGCATCCTTACGAGCAAATAGCCAATTGGCCCGGCTCGGTGGAGGAGCACATGGCTAAGTATCAGCCCCAGGCTCCGGCCTGGCAGGATAAAGTGGTAGTCTGGTACGAGCGAGAGTTTACCTTGCCCGAGCGCGGCGACGACGGCACCCACTCCCTGTTCCAGCTCACGTTTGGGGCCTGCGGCTACGAAACCCGGGTGTGGCTTAACGGCTTCCTGCTCAGCACTATTGAGGGCGAGGACGTGCACTACGGCGAGTACACCTCCTTCTCCTTTGAGCTGCGCGAGGAACACCTGCGGCCCGTCAACCGCCTGACCGTGCGCATCGTGGATACAATGGATGCCGAGACGCCCCGCGGGAAGCAGGAGTCGCACGTGTACAAGCGGGGCGGCATTTGGTACCAGACCTACACGGGCGCCGTACGCAGCGTGTGGCTGGAGATGGTAGAGCGTAACCGCCTCCGCTCCCGCGTGGGGGTTGATAGCGTCATTGAGGACCAGATGGTGCGCTTCAACATGACCACCCGCATCCACGACCCCGGCCTGTACACCCTGCGCCTGCAGGTATTCGACCGGGTAGCGCCTACCCCCCAGCCCCTGGCTACCGCTGATTTTCCGCTCCGACTAGAGGCTGGGCAGCGCCAGCAGCGGGTAGTGATGGAGCTGCCGGGCGCCAAGCTCTGGGCACCTGGCTCGCCTAACCTGTACCGCCTCGTGGCCCAGCTTATCGACAGCGAAGGGTATTCGGCGGAAATTGAAACTCACTTCGGCCTGCGCAAAATTGAGTCGCGCGGTACGTACGTGTACCTCAACAACGAACCGATTTATCTGGACGGCATCCTTTACCAGCCGGGCACGGCTACCTACGAGGAAATGCAGCGGCACATGCACGCCATGCAGGCCCTGGGCTGCAACTTAGTGCGAGTGCACATTGCCGGCGTCGATCCGCGCATTTACAACTTAGCCGATGAGCTAGGCTTGTTGCTGTGGATTGAAGTACCCAGCCCGCACTCCTCTACTAGTAAGAGCCGGGAAAATCACCGGGCCGAGCTGCTGCGGATGCTGGCCCTCACGGAGTCTCACCCGTCGGTGGTTATTTGGAGCCTATATAACGAGGACTGGGGCGCCCAGGACATTGCCACCAATGCCAGCACCCGCCGCTACATCGTGGACATGTATCACTACATGCACATCAACCACCCGCAGTTTTTGGTGGTAGATAACGATGGGTGGCAGCATATTTCCCAAGAAGGCCGTTTGAAATCCGACCTGCTGACGGCTCACGTGTACACGCCGGAGCTCACGCGCTGGTCGGAACTGCTGGACCGCATGGTGCAGGGCGACCTAAACAACGTGGCCGTGCTACCCCTTGTGATAGGTGACCCGTTCTTCTACGGGCGGCAGAAGCCGCTGATTGTCAGCGAGTGGGGCGGATTTGGTTTCGCTGATTACGGCGGACCGCAAAGCTCAGAAGAGCGGACGGAGCGTATCCGGCAGTTTAAGTTGGAACTGCGCAAGCGCCCCATTGCCGGCGACGTATACACCCAGGCTACTAACATCGAAGACGAGCGAAACGGCCTGTTGGACCCCCACACCGGAGAGCTGTCGGTGCCGGAGGGCCTGCTAGCCTCGCAAAGTCCTTCTCCCAACGAAACGAAAAGCGACAATAGCGCCTCGTAAGCTACTACCGCTGGCTAAAACCGCCGACTTGTCCGGGCTATTTCGACAGACGCACAATCTGCCGGGGTAGCTCGGGCAAGTCGGCGGTTTTATCTGGGTCCGTGGCCAGAGTCAGCTGAATCATAACCGGCTGGCCATTAGCTACTCCGTAGGCAATTAGCTCGTAGGCCATGCCGCCCGCTTCGGTTGGGTAACTCAGGCGAAACCCTTTGCTGGGCGAGTTCATAATAAAGCAGTCCAGGGGCTGCCGTTCGGTGTGCTTGTGCTTCTTCTGGATCTGCTGCGCGAATTGCTCCGGAAAGGTGCGCATCATGTTGTAATCCAGATACATCCACGTCATCTGGTAATCCTGGCAGCGCACGGAATATTTTGATTCAGGGGTGCAGCCAGGAGTTAAGGCCAAGTCGAGGCCACAGAAGTTGATGGTGGGCCCAGCAGTCGGCGCAGTTGTTTGGGCTATGACCCAGCCTGGGGCCAGCAGAAAAAAAAGCAGAAGAAGTTTTTTCATTCAGTCGCACGTACAATTCCAAGGCCAATATAGGCGGCGAGGAGTGCGAATGAATTAGAAGCGCACGTTAGGCTGCGTATTTTTAGGAAAGCTAGTGCATCCGGTCGTCGCGCACCGGTAGGCTCGTAACAATTTCGCCCTCAATCTTGAGCAGCTCCTGCAACCGGGCGTCTACCTCCTGCGGGTCGCAATACTTCTTAGCCAAGTCCACGTAGCTCACGAAGTGGCCAGCTTCGGAGGCCATCAGCTCGTAATAGAACTGGCTTAGCTCGGGGTCCGGGATATGCTTCCACAACAGCTTGAACCGCTCGCAGCTACGCGCCTCTATCAGAGCGCTTACCAGAAGCTGATCCATGAGCTGCCGCTCGCGGGGTCCACCCTTCCGCACATGGGTCATGAGCTGCACCACGTACTCATCGCGGCGGGGACGCCCAAGCTCGTGGCCCCGTTTGCGCAGCTCCTGCAACACCCGCGCAAAATGCTCCCACTCCTCAGCTACCAAGGCCGTAAGCTCTTCCACTAAGCGGGTTTTTTCGGGATATTTTACAATCAGGGAAATGCCGGTACTGGCCGCCTTCTGCTCGCAGTAGGCGTGGTCTACCAGTATAT of Hymenobacter sublimis contains these proteins:
- the miaE gene encoding tRNA-(ms[2]io[6]A)-hydroxylase; amino-acid sequence: MKEKTILKLKLNSDPRWVDIASKNIVDILVDHAYCEQKAASTGISLIVKYPEKTRLVEELTALVAEEWEHFARVLQELRKRGHELGRPRRDEYVVQLMTHVRKGGPRERQLMDQLLVSALIEARSCERFKLLWKHIPDPELSQFYYELMASEAGHFVSYVDLAKKYCDPQEVDARLQELLKIEGEIVTSLPVRDDRMH
- a CDS encoding asparagine synthetase B, which gives rise to MTISRLIALVLLLATALLRPAAAWANHIFIPMDNTQKEHLKAYGVAYWLLGKQVEVDWLLNYRGGAFACDVVAGAENELAVRGVTYQVISEAQYTSILSEIADPNANMDVMKLEKVPKIAVYTPKGKQPWDDAVTLVLTYAEIPYTQIYDDEVLRGDLPKYDWLHLHHEDFTGQYGKFYRNYSSRPWYQQQQRESEATAKRNGFSKVSLMKAAVVVKMQEFIAGGGFQFAMCSATDSYDIALAGLGVDMVEGMYDGDPADPAAQAKLNFNRTLAFQNFHLVRDPLEYEYSDIDMDPRERRVYEDNDYFQLFTFSAKYDPVPTMLTQNHERTVHGFMGQTTAFRKSLIKPDVVVMGDNKASNEVRYMHGTLGKGTWTFYGGHDPEDYQHFVEEEPTDLALHPNSPGYRLILNNILFPAAKKKKQKT
- a CDS encoding ABC transporter permease — encoded protein: MHLLENIKEAFRSINSNLLRTILTALIVSIGIMSLVGILTAIDAIKASLNTTFASLGANSFEIKAKGYNNRSRRGGVQQKTYPAITYLQARQYKAQIGEEAKVGVSAFIAGAVEVKANGKKTNPNMQVVAGDENYLMIQNYNLKGGRMFSPAELGSGANVAIVGGEIKDKLYPNQSLLGQYVYLLGRRFLVVGELEKSGSSMGGGGADRLVLIPLETGNQLPRQRGLTFDIKTATLDANYLNYLTGEASGIMRAVRHDALGQEDSFELERSDSLAGKLDSLSGNLRMGGFLVGFITLLGASIALMNIMMVSVTERTREIGIRKALGATALQIRQQFLIEAIVICVMGGTLGILLGVGMGNGVSLLVGSGGFIVPWLWMIVGLVICVTVGLASGYYPASKAAALDPIESLRFE
- the mtaB gene encoding tRNA (N(6)-L-threonylcarbamoyladenosine(37)-C(2))-methylthiotransferase MtaB, which codes for METRKVAFYTLGCKLNFSETSAIGRQFEEHGFVKAAFEDAADIYVINTCSVTDHADRKCRKVVKEALKHNPEAFVAIVGCYAQLKPQEIAEIPGVHAVLGAAEKFQLVETLAGFQKPAAGQPGQVFASPISEATEFHAAHSYGDRTRTFLKVQDGCDYSCSFCTIPLARGKSRSNSVQSVVERVEKLAETGVKEIVLTGVNLGDFGLQGPERERKENFYDLVRALDEVTGIERFRISSCEPNLLSDEIIRFVARSKRFMPHFHIPLQSGSNKILGLMRRRYRRELYQERVALIKEVMPHACIGVDVIVGFPGETEADFLETYQFLNELDVSYLHVFPYSERENTLAPTLPGRVQDRHRHERTTQLRSLSEKKKRYFYEQHVGLETAVLFEDDVTNGQMEGFTPNYVRVTAKYDPLLVGELKRLRLVTVNAQNLMEAEELGVEVFQH
- a CDS encoding glycoside hydrolase family 2 protein translates to MPSSASNYGFSTAQKDVRSANPLPRAVLRSNNYLLLDGEWNFALDSEDIGLRDGWYLAHPYEQIANWPGSVEEHMAKYQPQAPAWQDKVVVWYEREFTLPERGDDGTHSLFQLTFGACGYETRVWLNGFLLSTIEGEDVHYGEYTSFSFELREEHLRPVNRLTVRIVDTMDAETPRGKQESHVYKRGGIWYQTYTGAVRSVWLEMVERNRLRSRVGVDSVIEDQMVRFNMTTRIHDPGLYTLRLQVFDRVAPTPQPLATADFPLRLEAGQRQQRVVMELPGAKLWAPGSPNLYRLVAQLIDSEGYSAEIETHFGLRKIESRGTYVYLNNEPIYLDGILYQPGTATYEEMQRHMHAMQALGCNLVRVHIAGVDPRIYNLADELGLLLWIEVPSPHSSTSKSRENHRAELLRMLALTESHPSVVIWSLYNEDWGAQDIATNASTRRYIVDMYHYMHINHPQFLVVDNDGWQHISQEGRLKSDLLTAHVYTPELTRWSELLDRMVQGDLNNVAVLPLVIGDPFFYGRQKPLIVSEWGGFGFADYGGPQSSEERTERIRQFKLELRKRPIAGDVYTQATNIEDERNGLLDPHTGELSVPEGLLASQSPSPNETKSDNSAS